A window of the Armatimonadota bacterium genome harbors these coding sequences:
- a CDS encoding 4Fe-4S binding protein, which translates to MPIRINAEKCNGCAECMRVCVPEALSLVDGVISVDDSKCVQCGACAQVCPNEVLELVLEAVPVCQSPEVIQLQARPVARRSSDAPAAGNSCAWLSVLGRAAVGAVTFLLERATSDESPTSGRRAGGTGRMKRIRRRGGR; encoded by the coding sequence ATGCCGATCCGAATCAATGCGGAGAAATGCAACGGATGCGCCGAATGTATGAGGGTCTGCGTACCTGAGGCATTGTCGCTCGTTGACGGCGTCATCAGCGTGGATGACTCCAAGTGCGTGCAGTGCGGAGCCTGCGCCCAGGTATGCCCGAACGAGGTGCTCGAACTCGTCCTCGAGGCTGTTCCGGTGTGTCAGTCGCCTGAGGTCATTCAGTTGCAGGCGAGGCCTGTCGCTCGTCGCTCCTCCGACGCGCCCGCAGCCGGCAATTCCTGCGCATGGCTGAGCGTTCTCGGACGGGCCGCCGTCGGAGCGGTAACGTTTCTGCTTGAGAGGGCAACGTCTGACGAGAGCCCGACCAGCGGAAGGAGAGCCGGCGGAACAGGGCGGATGAAGAGAATACGTCGCCGAGGAGGAAGGTAG
- a CDS encoding MBL fold metallo-hydrolase, translating to MRVTIAVDNLADDGLIAEHGLSMLVESDERSLLFDTGQTDAVVRNLEALGADLERIEAIALSHGHYDHTGGLRVTMSLAPHAVCCAHPACFRSKYSASEQGMRSIGIPAGSTVAERVIRFNRGPAEILPGMTLSGGIPFRSGVGILERRFLTDGDPGLIQDTFEDEQCLVVRGETGTAVLLGCAHRGVENNLLAALEIAGTDEIKLAVGGMHLGSVDEARLHEVAEFFESKPIETIACCHCTGQAAYEYLRGRLGPRVVQGRAGMSWEI from the coding sequence GTGAGAGTCACCATTGCAGTAGACAACCTGGCTGATGACGGCCTCATTGCGGAACACGGCCTCAGCATGCTCGTCGAGTCCGACGAACGGTCTCTGCTCTTCGACACCGGGCAGACCGACGCGGTCGTGCGCAATCTGGAAGCCCTCGGCGCGGATTTGGAACGGATCGAGGCGATAGCGCTCAGCCACGGGCACTACGACCACACCGGAGGCCTGCGCGTGACGATGAGCCTCGCGCCCCACGCGGTATGCTGCGCGCACCCCGCATGCTTTCGGAGTAAGTATTCCGCGTCCGAGCAGGGCATGAGGTCCATCGGCATCCCGGCGGGTTCGACCGTCGCCGAAAGGGTCATCCGTTTCAACAGGGGACCGGCGGAGATCCTGCCCGGCATGACTCTGAGCGGCGGAATCCCTTTTCGCAGTGGTGTTGGCATCCTGGAGCGACGCTTCCTTACAGATGGTGATCCGGGCCTCATTCAGGATACCTTCGAGGACGAGCAATGCCTCGTCGTCAGGGGAGAAACCGGCACGGCGGTGCTCCTGGGATGCGCTCACAGAGGTGTCGAGAACAACCTGCTCGCCGCTCTGGAGATCGCCGGCACGGACGAGATCAAGCTCGCGGTCGGCGGGATGCACCTTGGCAGCGTGGATGAGGCTCGACTGCATGAGGTCGCGGAGTTCTTCGAGAGCAAACCGATTGAGACTATCGCCTGCTGCCACTGTACCGGGCAGGCAGCATATGAATACCTGAGAGGCCGGCTCGGCCCAAGAGTCGTCCAGGGCCGGGCGGGTATGTCGTGGGAGATCTGA
- a CDS encoding NDP-sugar synthase: protein MKAMILAAGAGSRLDPLTRNMPKPMVPVVNKPVMEHIVELLARNGFSRIMVNLHYLGDQIEEHFGDGSKWGVRIKYSHEDRLWGDAGSVKRCEEFFDSTFIVIGGDDITDIDLKRLVKQHRDHKALSTIALSLVDDPTEYGIVLINERGKITRFLEKPKGEVIFSNMANTGVYVFEPEIFEFIPKNTFYGFGNNVFPLLLEQKRRFYGYLTSSYWRDVGSLRQYQEAHTDALQGRINIKFPLKEVRKYVWMGDNVDIDPSAEVGYPVVIGNNCRIEKNARVLANSVLADDCIVEEDAVVEESILWTGARVMRQTMLERCVVGSGCQVKSNAAVFDGVIVNPARNNGKK, encoded by the coding sequence ATGAAGGCAATGATACTGGCCGCGGGAGCCGGATCGAGGCTCGATCCGCTGACGCGCAACATGCCTAAGCCCATGGTTCCGGTAGTCAACAAACCGGTAATGGAGCACATAGTCGAACTGCTCGCCCGAAACGGGTTCTCCAGGATCATGGTGAACCTGCACTATCTGGGCGACCAGATCGAGGAGCACTTCGGTGACGGATCGAAGTGGGGCGTCAGGATCAAGTACTCCCACGAGGACAGGCTCTGGGGCGACGCGGGCAGCGTCAAGCGTTGCGAGGAGTTCTTCGACAGCACGTTCATCGTCATCGGCGGCGACGACATCACCGACATAGACCTCAAGCGCCTCGTCAAGCAGCACAGGGATCACAAGGCGCTCTCGACCATCGCGCTCTCCCTGGTGGACGACCCCACCGAGTACGGCATCGTGCTCATAAACGAGCGCGGCAAGATCACCCGGTTCCTCGAGAAGCCGAAGGGCGAGGTCATCTTCAGCAACATGGCGAACACCGGCGTCTACGTCTTCGAGCCGGAAATCTTCGAGTTCATCCCGAAGAACACCTTCTATGGGTTCGGCAACAACGTGTTCCCTCTGCTGCTCGAGCAGAAGAGGCGCTTCTACGGCTACCTCACTTCGAGCTACTGGCGGGATGTCGGGAGCCTGAGGCAGTACCAGGAGGCGCACACCGACGCCCTGCAGGGACGGATCAACATCAAGTTCCCGCTCAAGGAAGTCCGCAAGTACGTCTGGATGGGCGACAACGTGGACATAGATCCGAGCGCGGAGGTAGGCTATCCCGTGGTGATCGGCAACAACTGCCGGATAGAGAAGAACGCCAGGGTCCTGGCCAACAGCGTCCTGGCCGACGATTGCATCGTGGAAGAGGATGCGGTCGTCGAGGAGAGCATCCTGTGGACCGGCGCGCGAGTGATGCGGCAGACGATGCTGGAGCGGTGCGTGGTCGGCTCGGGATGCCAGGTCAAATCGAATGCCGCCGTGTTCGACGGGGTCATCGTCAACCCGGCGCGTAACAACGGAAAGAAGTAG
- a CDS encoding iron-sulfur cluster assembly scaffold protein produces the protein MYTEKLLDHFNNPRNVGPMEDPDGCATIGDPECGDFLRMYIKVRDMHLAEITFQCQGCPFSIASASATTEMAKGKHIHDAILITPEDVADYLGGMPEWKLHCSNLGVAALWRAMADYLGLLERNDDKFLSRWGSPQSAEDTSETKTTEAK, from the coding sequence GTGTACACGGAGAAGCTGCTGGACCATTTTAATAACCCAAGAAACGTCGGCCCGATGGAGGATCCCGACGGATGCGCGACCATCGGCGATCCCGAGTGCGGCGACTTCCTGCGAATGTACATCAAGGTTCGGGACATGCACCTTGCGGAGATTACTTTTCAATGTCAGGGATGTCCGTTCTCGATCGCCAGCGCCAGCGCCACCACTGAGATGGCGAAGGGCAAGCACATCCACGATGCCATATTGATCACCCCGGAGGACGTAGCCGACTACCTTGGGGGGATGCCCGAATGGAAGCTGCACTGCTCGAACCTCGGCGTAGCGGCACTATGGCGCGCGATGGCCGACTATCTCGGGCTTCTCGAAAGGAACGATGACAAGTTTCTGAGCCGATGGGGTAGTCCTCAGAGTGCTGAGGACACGTCGGAAACTAAGACAACGGAGGCAAAGTAG
- a CDS encoding Mrp/NBP35 family ATP-binding protein, giving the protein MKATEQPSLAEQSNKVSRVVGVMSGKGGVGKSLVTGLLATALRKQGSTVGILDADITGPSIPRMFGVTDRPDATELGIFPPSAESGIKIVSINLFLSKPDDAVIWRGPMISGTIKQFWTEVFWGDLDYLLIDLPPGTADAPLTVMQSLPMDCTVIVTSPQELAAMVVRKAVSMCRQLEVPILGLVQNMAWMDCPSCKERVYPFGKTDGNTLAAEMGIPYLLDIPIDPHISRLADEGMIERYEANPFVNMISAITNSIESIAKSKEAGVSGESHHCSRQPG; this is encoded by the coding sequence ATGAAGGCGACGGAGCAGCCGTCGCTCGCGGAACAATCGAACAAGGTATCTCGGGTCGTAGGCGTCATGAGCGGCAAAGGCGGAGTCGGCAAGTCATTGGTGACCGGCCTTCTTGCGACCGCGCTTCGGAAGCAGGGGAGTACCGTCGGCATACTCGACGCGGACATCACGGGGCCGAGCATCCCCCGGATGTTTGGCGTCACCGATCGGCCCGACGCGACCGAACTCGGCATCTTCCCGCCGAGCGCCGAGTCCGGCATCAAGATAGTCTCGATCAACCTGTTTCTCAGCAAGCCGGATGACGCCGTCATCTGGCGCGGCCCGATGATTTCGGGTACCATCAAGCAGTTCTGGACGGAGGTCTTCTGGGGCGATCTCGACTACCTGCTGATTGACCTTCCGCCGGGCACGGCGGATGCGCCCCTCACGGTGATGCAGAGCCTTCCGATGGACTGTACGGTCATCGTCACCTCACCCCAGGAACTCGCGGCAATGGTCGTCCGAAAGGCCGTCAGCATGTGCAGGCAGTTGGAGGTGCCGATACTCGGCCTCGTGCAGAATATGGCCTGGATGGACTGCCCGTCGTGCAAGGAACGGGTTTATCCCTTCGGCAAGACGGATGGCAACACCCTCGCCGCGGAGATGGGCATCCCATACCTGCTCGACATACCGATTGACCCGCATATCTCGCGGCTTGCCGACGAGGGCATGATCGAGCGTTACGAAGCCAATCCGTTTGTGAACATGATCTCCGCAATCACCAACTCGATCGAGAGCATCGCGAAAAGCAAAGAAGCGGGGGTATCGGGTGAGAGTCACCATTGCAGTAGACAACCTGGCTGA
- a CDS encoding NifB/NifX family molybdenum-iron cluster-binding protein — protein MKIAIANDGGHVSAHFGHCAEYTFFEVEDGKIVAQTSVPTPEHQPGILPPFLAEKGANLVIAGGMGGRALDLFASHGIDVILGAQGRVEDVLHAYLGGTLVAGGSSCSHGCD, from the coding sequence ATGAAGATCGCAATCGCAAATGACGGCGGACACGTGTCCGCGCACTTCGGCCACTGCGCCGAGTACACGTTCTTCGAGGTCGAGGACGGCAAGATCGTCGCGCAGACGTCCGTCCCTACCCCCGAGCATCAGCCGGGCATCCTGCCCCCGTTCCTTGCCGAGAAGGGCGCGAACCTCGTCATCGCCGGCGGCATGGGCGGAAGGGCGCTTGATCTCTTCGCCTCGCACGGCATAGATGTGATCCTCGGGGCTCAAGGCAGGGTCGAGGACGTCCTTCATGCCTACCTAGGCGGCACCCTGGTCGCCGGGGGAAGCAGTTGTTCTCACGGCTGCGACTGA
- a CDS encoding class I SAM-dependent methyltransferase, whose amino-acid sequence MPDLHFTLMAFCFAIRDRVRRPADVLTRLPLMPGQVVLDFGCGPGSYSVAAARLVGPEGWVYAVDRNPSAIRCVTQKAARRGPPNLTGICTDCDTRLDDSSVDVVLLYDTLHELAGTAKVVKELHRVLKFDGLLSVGDHHFTEQEIVDELTREGLFAATGRNGRTISFRKCER is encoded by the coding sequence ATGCCTGACCTTCACTTCACGTTGATGGCATTCTGCTTTGCCATTCGCGACCGGGTCAGAAGGCCTGCGGATGTACTGACTCGGCTTCCGTTGATGCCGGGACAGGTGGTTCTGGACTTCGGATGCGGTCCTGGAAGCTACTCAGTCGCCGCTGCTAGATTGGTCGGGCCGGAGGGGTGGGTCTACGCGGTAGACCGCAATCCGTCAGCAATACGCTGTGTAACGCAAAAAGCCGCCAGGCGGGGTCCGCCGAATCTTACGGGCATCTGTACAGACTGCGACACCCGACTGGATGACTCCAGTGTGGATGTTGTGTTGCTCTACGATACCCTTCACGAGCTTGCCGGCACAGCAAAGGTCGTGAAGGAACTGCATCGCGTGCTCAAGTTCGACGGACTGCTGAGCGTCGGCGATCATCACTTTACGGAGCAAGAGATCGTGGACGAGCTGACTCGAGAAGGTCTCTTCGCGGCTACGGGAAGGAACGGGCGGACGATTTCCTTCCGCAAGTGCGAGCGATGA
- a CDS encoding NTP transferase domain-containing protein produces MSKNRIRKAVIPAAGYGTRLRPLTNIAPKELLPLGPKPAAQFIVEELHAIGIEDIIFVVSPHKAGIQEYFGHAACGGEVCISYVFQETQKGLADAILRAEEAVDCEDFLVALGDSVITHEDGGEHPTRRLIAAYEANPAYAAIIVERVPIEDAHKYGMVAPVGKAEGAFEIRDLVEKPKPEDAPSNCAIAGRYVFRPEIFDWIRRTPPGFGGELQITDSIKLSLRNDNRIWCVVLDEGEHRYDIGSIATYCQAFTAMCMLDPKIAPIMRAMVEGKTR; encoded by the coding sequence TTGAGCAAGAACAGAATCCGCAAGGCAGTCATTCCCGCCGCCGGTTACGGCACCCGGCTGAGACCGCTGACGAACATCGCTCCGAAGGAGCTGCTCCCGCTCGGCCCGAAGCCCGCCGCGCAGTTCATCGTCGAGGAGTTGCATGCCATCGGCATTGAGGATATTATATTCGTGGTCTCGCCGCACAAGGCGGGGATTCAGGAGTACTTCGGCCACGCGGCGTGCGGGGGTGAGGTCTGCATCAGCTACGTCTTCCAGGAGACGCAGAAGGGTCTCGCGGATGCGATCCTGCGCGCCGAGGAGGCGGTTGACTGCGAGGACTTTCTCGTCGCGCTCGGCGACTCGGTGATCACGCACGAGGACGGCGGGGAACACCCGACCCGGCGGCTCATCGCCGCCTACGAGGCGAACCCCGCATACGCGGCTATCATCGTCGAGCGCGTGCCGATCGAGGACGCGCACAAGTACGGCATGGTCGCTCCCGTCGGCAAGGCCGAGGGAGCATTCGAGATACGCGATCTCGTCGAGAAGCCGAAACCGGAGGACGCTCCGAGCAACTGCGCCATCGCAGGGCGGTATGTCTTCCGGCCGGAGATATTCGATTGGATCCGCCGAACGCCCCCGGGCTTCGGCGGCGAGCTTCAGATAACCGATTCCATCAAGCTGAGCCTGAGAAACGACAATCGGATATGGTGCGTCGTCCTCGACGAAGGCGAGCACCGGTACGATATCGGAAGCATCGCGACGTACTGCCAGGCGTTCACCGCCATGTGCATGCTCGATCCGAAGATCGCCCCGATAATGCGCGCGATGGTCGAGGGCAAGACCCGCTGA
- a CDS encoding sugar kinase, with the protein MTTSEPLLIVGSVAFDNVKTPLGEVKEALGGAAVYSSVAASFFTTVKLVGVVGEDFPEEHVAFLERRGIDCEGLQRVPGKTFRWSGYYEYDLNQAHTTDTQLNVFAEFSPRLPDGYRDAKYVFLANIDPTLQLQVLDQVKAPKLAVCDTMNFWIETKKPDLLKVLERVDIAFMNDAEARQLCGTSSVIKAARQIREIGPRCVVIKKGEHGALLFTEEAFFSAPSYPLDEVVDPTGAGDSFAGGFMGYVASTDDASEANLRKAIVCGSTVASYNVEDFSLGRMSKLTRDDIACRYDEFRNICRFEGL; encoded by the coding sequence ATGACAACCAGCGAACCCCTGCTCATCGTCGGAAGCGTCGCCTTCGACAACGTCAAGACCCCGCTCGGCGAGGTGAAAGAGGCCCTCGGCGGCGCGGCCGTATACTCATCGGTCGCCGCGAGTTTCTTCACCACCGTCAAGCTCGTCGGCGTCGTGGGCGAGGACTTCCCCGAGGAGCACGTCGCCTTCCTGGAGCGGCGCGGCATTGACTGCGAGGGCCTTCAGCGGGTCCCCGGCAAGACCTTCCGCTGGTCCGGCTACTACGAGTACGACCTCAACCAGGCGCACACGACCGACACCCAGCTCAACGTCTTCGCGGAGTTCAGCCCGCGTCTGCCGGACGGCTACCGTGATGCGAAGTACGTCTTCCTCGCGAATATTGATCCCACGCTTCAGCTCCAGGTGCTCGACCAGGTAAAGGCCCCGAAGCTCGCCGTCTGCGACACCATGAACTTCTGGATCGAGACGAAGAAGCCCGATCTGCTGAAGGTGCTGGAGCGCGTGGACATCGCGTTCATGAACGACGCCGAGGCCCGCCAGCTCTGCGGCACGTCGAGCGTCATCAAGGCCGCCAGGCAGATTCGCGAGATCGGCCCCCGGTGCGTCGTCATCAAGAAGGGCGAGCACGGGGCGCTGCTCTTCACGGAGGAAGCCTTCTTCTCGGCCCCCTCGTACCCGCTTGACGAGGTGGTTGACCCGACCGGCGCCGGCGACTCGTTCGCGGGCGGGTTCATGGGCTACGTCGCCTCGACGGACGACGCGAGCGAGGCCAATCTGCGCAAGGCGATAGTCTGCGGCAGCACGGTCGCGTCATACAATGTCGAGGATTTCAGCCTCGGTCGGATGTCGAAACTCACCCGCGATGACATCGCCTGCCGGTACGACGAGTTCCGGAACATCTGCCGCTTCGAAGGACTGTAA
- a CDS encoding DegT/DnrJ/EryC1/StrS family aminotransferase, with product MKVPMADLQAQYRLIGNDIDAAALEVIRSGRFILGDNVKALEQEIAHLCGAEHGIGVASGTDALILSLAAVGIGEGDEVITTPFTFVATVEAIALLGATPVFADVEPRTFNLDPAEVERRITPKTRAILPVHLYGQPADITRLSDLAKAHGLKIVWDGAQAIGCEYRGRGIGEYPDAMSLSFFPTKNLGGAGDGGMIVTNDAELADKARHLRFHGSAGTYSYKYVGYCSRLDELQAAVLRVKLSHLPEWTEARRRNAHSYNRLLDGLEIELPAELPGLKHAYHQYTVRATRREELRKFLKTRDIDTGVYYPGPLHLEEAYNHMCHAEGDFPEAERACREVLSLPVFPELTPEQHAHVAASVRSFFDG from the coding sequence GTGAAAGTGCCGATGGCCGATCTTCAGGCCCAGTACCGGTTGATCGGAAACGATATAGACGCCGCCGCGCTCGAGGTGATTCGCAGCGGGCGGTTCATACTTGGCGACAACGTCAAGGCGCTCGAGCAGGAGATCGCGCATCTCTGCGGCGCGGAGCACGGCATCGGGGTCGCATCCGGCACGGATGCCCTCATACTCTCGCTCGCGGCGGTGGGAATCGGCGAGGGCGACGAGGTCATCACGACGCCGTTCACCTTCGTGGCGACGGTCGAGGCGATCGCTCTCCTGGGCGCGACGCCGGTCTTCGCGGACGTCGAACCTCGGACGTTCAATCTCGATCCCGCCGAGGTCGAGCGCAGGATCACGCCGAAGACGCGTGCGATCCTCCCCGTGCATCTGTACGGCCAGCCCGCGGACATCACTCGGCTGTCGGACCTGGCGAAGGCGCACGGCCTCAAGATCGTCTGGGACGGCGCGCAGGCGATCGGATGCGAGTACCGGGGGCGGGGAATCGGCGAGTATCCCGACGCCATGTCGCTCAGCTTCTTTCCCACGAAGAACCTCGGCGGGGCAGGGGACGGCGGTATGATCGTCACGAACGATGCCGAACTGGCGGACAAGGCGAGGCATCTCAGGTTTCACGGCAGCGCGGGCACGTACTCGTACAAGTATGTAGGCTACTGCAGCCGGCTCGACGAGCTTCAGGCGGCGGTCCTGCGCGTCAAGTTGTCGCACCTGCCGGAGTGGACGGAGGCTCGTCGAAGGAACGCTCACTCTTACAACCGTCTGCTCGACGGGCTCGAGATCGAACTTCCGGCCGAACTGCCCGGCCTCAAACATGCGTACCATCAGTATACCGTGCGCGCGACGCGCCGCGAAGAGCTAAGGAAGTTCCTCAAAACGCGCGATATAGATACTGGGGTGTACTATCCCGGGCCGCTTCACCTCGAGGAAGCGTACAACCATATGTGCCACGCGGAGGGCGACTTCCCGGAGGCGGAGCGAGCATGCCGGGAGGTGCTATCGCTTCCTGTGTTCCCGGAGTTGACTCCGGAACAGCACGCGCACGTCGCGGCCTCCGTGCGCTCGTTCTTCGACGGGTAG
- a CDS encoding WecB/TagA/CpsF family glycosyltransferase has protein sequence MAASLEAIEGFIRSRSPHIVVTADASCVVLAQKDGELKEIVNSANLVTPDSIGILWAAKLNRAPLAERVSGCDMLVLLCERASRLGHRVFLLGAAPGVADAAADRLKERCPGLNIVGTQHGYFRPEDTEEVLGRIREAAPDLLFVAFGIPMQEKWIRRHMGTLNVPVCMGVGGSLDVLSGNVKRAPKWMQRHGLEWVYRLAGNPKKIGKVMTLPRFVLMVLRARIAGRA, from the coding sequence ATGGCGGCTTCGCTCGAGGCGATCGAAGGTTTCATCCGGAGCCGCTCGCCCCATATCGTGGTCACTGCCGACGCTTCCTGCGTCGTCCTGGCGCAGAAGGACGGCGAGCTGAAGGAGATCGTCAACTCCGCGAACCTCGTCACGCCGGACAGTATCGGCATCCTCTGGGCGGCGAAGCTCAACCGCGCTCCCCTCGCCGAACGAGTCTCGGGATGCGACATGCTCGTGCTCCTGTGCGAGCGCGCGAGTCGGCTCGGCCACCGGGTATTCCTGCTCGGCGCGGCCCCCGGAGTCGCGGATGCGGCCGCGGACAGGCTCAAGGAGCGGTGTCCCGGACTGAACATCGTCGGTACTCAGCACGGCTACTTCAGGCCGGAGGATACCGAGGAGGTCCTGGGCAGGATACGCGAGGCCGCGCCCGATCTGCTGTTCGTCGCGTTCGGCATCCCGATGCAGGAGAAGTGGATACGCCGGCACATGGGGACGCTGAACGTGCCCGTCTGCATGGGGGTCGGAGGCAGTCTCGACGTGCTCTCCGGCAACGTCAAGCGCGCGCCGAAGTGGATGCAGCGCCACGGCCTCGAGTGGGTCTACCGACTCGCCGGCAACCCGAAGAAGATCGGCAAGGTGATGACCCTGCCGAGGTTCGTGCTGATGGTGCTCCGCGCGAGGATCGCGGGCCGCGCATAG
- a CDS encoding adenosylhomocysteinase, whose product MVAHDVKDIGLAGRGKLRIEWAEHSMPVLRLIRERFEREKPLDGVTLVACLHVTTETANLMRTLKAGGAKLALCASNPLSTQDDVAASLVADYEVPTFSIKGEDRDTYYQHIQSALDFRPNITMDDGADTVSVIHSDRKDLAGNIVGGTEETTTGVIRLRAMEKDGVLLYPIIAVNDAQTKHFFDNRYGTGQSTVDGIVRATNFLLAGSVFVVAGYGWCGRGVAMRARGMGARVVVTEVKPLPAIEAVMDGFEVMPMADAALIGDVFCTLTGDVNVIRGEHFEVMKDGAIVSNSGHFNVELDLDTLATMAVKRRQVRDFVEEFTLGNGKRLFVLGEGRLINLAAAEGHPASVMDMSFANQALAAEYMFKNAASLGRRVYPVPKDIDADIARLKLRSMGVEIDVLTPEQEKYLSSWEMGT is encoded by the coding sequence ATGGTAGCTCACGACGTCAAGGATATCGGACTGGCAGGTCGGGGCAAGCTCCGAATAGAGTGGGCCGAGCATTCGATGCCCGTGCTCAGGCTGATCCGGGAGCGCTTCGAGAGGGAGAAACCGCTCGACGGCGTCACGCTCGTCGCCTGCCTGCACGTAACGACCGAGACCGCGAACCTGATGCGGACCCTCAAGGCCGGCGGCGCGAAACTCGCCCTCTGCGCGTCGAACCCGCTCTCTACCCAGGACGATGTGGCGGCGTCGCTCGTCGCCGACTATGAGGTCCCCACCTTCTCGATCAAGGGCGAAGATCGGGATACGTACTACCAGCACATCCAGTCGGCGCTCGATTTCCGCCCGAACATCACGATGGACGACGGCGCGGACACGGTGTCGGTCATACACTCGGACCGCAAGGACCTCGCCGGCAACATCGTCGGCGGCACCGAGGAGACCACGACCGGAGTCATCCGCCTCCGCGCGATGGAGAAGGACGGCGTCCTGCTCTACCCGATCATCGCCGTGAACGACGCGCAGACCAAGCACTTCTTCGACAACCGCTACGGCACCGGGCAGAGCACCGTTGACGGCATCGTGCGGGCGACCAACTTCCTTCTCGCCGGGAGCGTCTTCGTCGTCGCCGGATACGGATGGTGCGGCCGCGGAGTAGCCATGCGCGCCAGGGGCATGGGCGCCCGCGTCGTCGTCACCGAGGTCAAGCCGCTCCCCGCGATCGAGGCCGTCATGGACGGCTTCGAGGTCATGCCGATGGCCGACGCCGCCCTCATCGGCGACGTCTTCTGCACCCTCACCGGCGACGTCAACGTGATCCGCGGCGAGCACTTCGAGGTGATGAAGGACGGCGCCATCGTCTCGAATTCCGGCCACTTCAACGTCGAACTCGACCTCGACACGCTGGCGACGATGGCCGTGAAGCGCCGCCAGGTCCGCGACTTCGTGGAGGAGTTCACGCTGGGGAACGGCAAGCGGCTCTTCGTGCTCGGCGAGGGCAGGCTGATCAACCTCGCCGCCGCCGAGGGGCATCCCGCCAGCGTGATGGATATGAGCTTCGCGAACCAGGCGCTCGCCGCCGAGTACATGTTCAAGAACGCCGCCTCTCTCGGGCGAAGAGTCTACCCCGTGCCCAAGGACATTGACGCCGACATCGCCCGCCTGAAGCTGAGGTCAATGGGTGTCGAGATTGACGTGCTGACTCCGGAACAGGAGAAGTATCTGTCATCGTGGGAGATGGGAACGTAG
- a CDS encoding ASCH domain-containing protein has translation MFAINFYSEAYADMLRSGRKTATIRLGDKSDKYRSGQLVWVTVGRRHGVRQKLFTAIIDCVTVKPASELTPREIEKESPELRRLEEVMSLLGRIYDRPVTADDPVTIVQFSRVNE, from the coding sequence ATGTTCGCGATCAACTTCTACTCCGAAGCCTATGCCGATATGCTGAGGTCGGGCCGCAAGACGGCCACCATCCGCCTGGGCGACAAGAGCGACAAGTACCGCTCGGGTCAACTCGTGTGGGTTACGGTCGGACGGCGTCACGGCGTCCGCCAGAAGCTTTTCACCGCCATCATAGACTGCGTGACGGTGAAGCCTGCGTCCGAACTGACCCCCCGCGAGATCGAGAAGGAGAGCCCCGAACTCCGCCGCCTCGAGGAAGTGATGAGCCTCCTTGGCCGCATCTACGACCGCCCGGTGACCGCGGACGACCCCGTCACGATCGTCCAGTTCTCGCGGGTGAACGAGTAG